A stretch of Argiope bruennichi chromosome 10, qqArgBrue1.1, whole genome shotgun sequence DNA encodes these proteins:
- the LOC129987810 gene encoding zinc finger protein 28-like, translating to MPSPHVCVFCGKKFSLRQGLKRHLLVHTKEKPYICDFCGKTFSQKSHLKRHLVIHTRKKSFPCNVCSKVYSSQKHLDKHFIIHIKEKSYFCNTCSKTFCQQQLLQRHILMHMKEKLYTCELCSKTFNRLQNFKAHACVHIKEKSYICDICNKAFSCLRYLKIHAITHTEEKPYICELCSKGFSRDHHLKSHLLTHTKEKLYSCGICFKVFALKQHLKGHLQIHSKEKSHTIDKTHLHTKEKSLVCEICSKTFSRQGNLKEHLRIHTKEKPYACEVCNRAFSHIGNLRRHLHIHMKKEPYSCEICNKVFSHQGNLRRHLQNICNKNHIAAKCAIKSFPTKEI from the coding sequence ATGCCTTCACCTCATGTATGTGTGTTTTGTggtaaaaagttttctttgcgACAAGGATTAAAGAGACATTTGTTGGTACATACAAAAGAGAAACCATATATCTGTGATTTCTGTGGAAAAACATTTTCTCAGAAGTCTCACTTAAAAAGACATTTAGTGATTCATACAAGAAAGAAATCTTTTCCCTGTAATGTTTGTTCTAAAGTGTATTCTTCACAAAAACATTTAGATAAGCATTTCATAATACATATAAAGGAGAAGTCATATTTTTGTAACACTTGTAGTAAAACGTTTTGTCAGCAACAGTTGTTGCAGAgacatattttaatgcatatgaaaGAGAAATTATACACTTGTGAGTTATGTAGTAAAACATTTAATCGGTTACAAAATTTTAAGGCCCATGCATGTGTTCATATCAAAGAGAAATCTTACATTTGTGACATTTGTAATAAAGCATTTTCGTGTCTgcggtatttaaaaattcatgcaatAACACATACAGaagagaaaccatatatttgtgaaTTGTGCAGCAAAGGATTTTCTCGTGATCAccatttaaaatcacatttattgacacatacgaaagagaaactGTATTCCTGTGGTATATGTTTCAAGGTATTTGCTCTTAAACAACATTTAAAAGGTCATTTACAGATACATAGCAAAGAGAAATCACACACTATTGACAAGACACATTTACATACAAAAGAGAAATCACTTGTCTGTGAAATATGTAGTAAAACATTTTCTCGGCAGggaaatttaaaagaacatttacgGATACATACAAAAGAGAAACCATATGCCTGTGAAGTATGCAACAGAGCATTTTCTCACATAGGAAATTTAAGAAGGCATCTACATATACATATGAAAAAAGAGCCATATTCATGTGAAATATGCAACAAAGTGTTTTCTCACCAGGGGAATTTAAGAAGACATTTAcagaatatatgtaataaaaatcatattgcTGCAAAATGTGCAATAAAGAGTTTTCCTACAAAGGAAATTTGA